In a single window of the Chitinophagales bacterium genome:
- a CDS encoding branched-chain amino acid ABC transporter permease translates to MYGQLLFNTIVTGFLLALVAVGFNLIFNTTKVFHLAHGALYVIGAYALLQFMEMFNVSNTVTVVLALTGSLIVIALIAVLIEKLIYQPLSKKKASQAISLISSVGIYIFLINLIALLYGNETKFVDPHLGSSFSLVGLTIVPIQLVQLIVSVILIGSILLFTKTKWFLKVRAMISEETVASVLGVNTKAIRIWTMAIGSILAGIAAILHLFDTGMDPHRGMTITLSAAVAVIIGGKGSVKGTVLASLLIAFLQTATEWFISAQWKEGMTFLLLILVILWRTEGIVSFKMRVEEK, encoded by the coding sequence ATGTACGGACAACTATTATTTAATACCATAGTCACCGGCTTTCTGCTGGCTTTAGTAGCTGTTGGATTCAACTTGATATTCAACACTACCAAAGTATTTCATTTGGCGCATGGTGCTTTGTATGTGATTGGAGCTTATGCCTTGCTGCAATTTATGGAGATGTTCAATGTAAGCAACACAGTAACTGTAGTACTTGCTTTAACAGGAAGCCTGATTGTTATAGCATTAATTGCTGTGTTGATTGAGAAATTGATCTACCAACCTTTGTCCAAGAAGAAAGCCAGCCAGGCTATTTCTTTGATTAGTTCGGTGGGCATTTACATATTCCTTATCAATCTCATTGCCTTGCTTTATGGAAACGAAACCAAATTCGTTGATCCCCATCTAGGCAGCAGTTTTTCCTTGGTGGGACTAACCATTGTTCCGATCCAGTTGGTGCAGCTAATCGTTTCGGTGATTCTTATTGGAAGTATTCTCCTTTTCACCAAAACGAAATGGTTTTTAAAAGTTAGAGCCATGATCAGTGAGGAAACAGTTGCATCGGTTTTGGGAGTAAATACAAAAGCAATTCGGATTTGGACAATGGCTATCGGAAGTATTTTAGCAGGTATTGCTGCAATCCTGCATTTATTTGACACAGGGATGGATCCTCACCGCGGAATGACCATTACCTTAAGTGCAGCGGTGGCCGTGATAATTGGTGGTAAAGGTTCAGTAAAAGGAACCGTTCTAGCTTCACTATTAATAGCGTTTTTACAAACCGCTACGGAATGGTTTATTTCTGCTCAGTGGAAAGAAGGTATGACCTTCCTACTTTTGATTTTGGTAATTCTATGGCGAACAGAAGGTATTGTTTCATTTAAAATGCGGGTGGAGGAAAAATGA
- a CDS encoding TIGR04255 family protein, whose amino-acid sequence MFGFPNVDRSEINHYSSNYLKSVVFQIKYETTDSIIKNKDTLTDQFSELLPRIKNSVQKGFEIAFKSDQTPILQPLTETDSGFELRSQNGHKVLRFSKDTTTYTISGQEYKNFENIKNELHEILKSLELCGINKFTRVAIRKINIIEFQIPEKTDLSPMEVMEILLNPDLINNASYFPNTHLIQQNIHTIDYVKDNNRLKLRYGLVLPATNEKIGHVLVDIDRFKVSDIEHKDFMDLATKMNTEIFNIFNWAISKNAIEELKH is encoded by the coding sequence ATGTTTGGATTCCCGAATGTTGATAGAAGTGAGATTAATCATTACAGTAGTAATTACCTGAAATCTGTTGTTTTCCAAATTAAGTATGAAACTACAGATTCAATTATAAAAAACAAAGATACTTTAACAGATCAGTTTAGCGAATTATTACCTAGAATAAAAAATAGCGTACAAAAAGGATTTGAAATTGCTTTCAAATCTGATCAAACCCCTATCTTACAACCTCTCACTGAAACCGATTCCGGTTTTGAACTGCGCTCTCAAAATGGGCATAAGGTTTTAAGATTTTCAAAAGATACAACTACATATACTATATCGGGTCAAGAATATAAAAATTTTGAAAATATAAAAAATGAACTGCACGAGATATTAAAATCTTTAGAATTGTGTGGTATTAATAAATTTACTCGAGTGGCGATCCGAAAAATAAATATTATTGAATTTCAAATTCCAGAAAAGACTGACTTGTCGCCAATGGAAGTTATGGAAATATTATTGAACCCCGATTTAATAAATAATGCTTCTTACTTCCCCAATACTCATTTAATTCAACAAAACATTCACACTATCGATTACGTTAAAGACAATAATCGACTGAAATTAAGATATGGTTTAGTGTTACCAGCCACAAATGAAAAGATTGGACATGTCTTAGTTGATATCGATAGATTTAAAGTTAGCGATATTGAACATAAAGATTTTATGGATTTAGCTACTAAAATGAATACAGAAATATTCAATATTTTTAATTGGGCAATAAGTAAAAATGCAATTGAAGAACTAAAACATTGA